A DNA window from Candidatus Roseilinea sp. contains the following coding sequences:
- the tyrS gene encoding tyrosine--tRNA ligase: MTIASTSLSLDEQVALLMQGTDYGDETLARHMASELRERLKEGRPLRVYCGFDPRTSDLHLGHTIPMRKLRQFQELGHEVTFLIGNYTSLLGDPSDKDRLRPMLTAEQVEANARTYAEQAFKILDRQKTRVRYNAEWLSKLSFLELIQIAQNFTVQQFMTRENFALRLEKGEPIYLHETFYALMQAYDAVALETDVQIGGSDQLFNIITAGRKLQEAMGQRPQIGIILGILPGTDGVVKMSKSLGNHIPILAPPEDMYGKVMSIPDSALIPYFELATRYTPAMIEDVRRRLAGGVNPRDVKMELAREIVSIFHDPQAAERAEAHFVSVFQKKALPDEMPEFAVRPGMNIVDVIVALKFAASKGEARRLITGGGVYLDGRTVSDASEIPDPPQILQVGKRRFARLIQA, encoded by the coding sequence ATGACAATTGCATCCACATCGCTGTCGCTAGACGAACAGGTCGCCCTGCTGATGCAGGGCACCGATTATGGCGACGAGACGCTGGCGCGCCACATGGCCAGCGAGCTGCGCGAGCGGCTGAAAGAAGGTCGGCCGTTGCGCGTGTATTGCGGCTTCGACCCGCGCACCAGCGACCTGCACCTCGGCCACACCATCCCCATGCGCAAGTTGCGGCAGTTCCAGGAGCTGGGGCACGAAGTCACCTTTCTCATCGGCAACTACACCAGCCTGCTGGGCGATCCGTCCGACAAAGACCGGCTGCGCCCGATGCTCACCGCCGAACAGGTGGAAGCCAACGCGCGCACCTACGCCGAACAGGCGTTCAAGATCCTCGACCGCCAAAAGACCCGTGTGCGCTACAACGCCGAATGGTTGAGCAAGCTATCATTCCTGGAGCTGATCCAGATCGCCCAAAACTTCACCGTGCAACAGTTCATGACGCGCGAGAACTTTGCGCTGCGATTGGAGAAGGGCGAGCCGATCTACCTCCACGAGACGTTCTACGCCTTGATGCAAGCCTACGACGCTGTGGCGCTGGAAACCGACGTGCAGATAGGCGGCAGTGATCAATTGTTCAACATCATCACCGCCGGCCGCAAGCTCCAAGAGGCCATGGGCCAACGTCCGCAGATCGGCATCATCCTGGGCATCCTGCCCGGCACCGACGGGGTCGTCAAGATGTCCAAGTCGCTGGGCAACCATATCCCCATCTTGGCCCCGCCGGAAGATATGTATGGCAAAGTGATGTCCATCCCCGACAGCGCGCTCATCCCCTACTTCGAGCTGGCCACGCGCTACACGCCTGCCATGATCGAGGACGTGAGGCGACGCCTGGCCGGTGGCGTGAACCCGCGCGATGTGAAGATGGAACTGGCGCGCGAGATCGTCAGCATCTTCCACGATCCGCAAGCCGCCGAGCGGGCCGAAGCGCACTTCGTATCCGTCTTTCAAAAGAAGGCGCTGCCCGACGAGATGCCGGAGTTTGCTGTGAGGCCCGGCATGAACATCGTAGATGTCATCGTCGCGCTCAAGTTCGCCGCATCCAAGGGCGAAGCCAGGCGATTGATCACCGGCGGCGGCGTGTATCTCGATGGGCGCACGGTTTCCGACGCCAGCGAGATCCCTGACCCGCCACAAATCCTGCAAGTGGGCAAGCGGCGATTCGCCCGGCTGATCCAGGCGTGA